One genomic segment of Pseudomonas fortuita includes these proteins:
- the dmeF gene encoding CDF family Co(II)/Ni(II) efflux transporter DmeF: MNSININHTHDHMFLGSAHDENAKRTLWVVALTVVMMIGEITAGYLTGSMALLADGFHMATHAGALGIAAVAYGYARRHASSQRYSFGTGKVGDLGGFASALILGLVALGIAVESVMRLLQPTDVQFGTATLIAVVGLVVNLVSALLLGHGHSHGHDHDDHGHAHHGHDNNLKSAYVHVIADALTSVLAIIALLAGRYLGWVWLDPAMGIVGAIVIARWAWSLMGITAGVLLDQTDMHVAEEIRELVEKPGDASITDLHVWRVGPQAHAAIVSVLGDATANADSIRERLKPVHEVSHLTVEFRLSDGSR; encoded by the coding sequence ATGAACAGCATCAACATCAACCACACACACGACCACATGTTCCTTGGCTCGGCCCACGACGAAAATGCCAAGCGTACGCTTTGGGTTGTGGCCCTGACTGTTGTGATGATGATTGGCGAGATCACCGCCGGCTATCTCACAGGCTCGATGGCGTTGCTCGCCGACGGCTTTCACATGGCAACCCACGCCGGGGCGCTGGGCATCGCCGCAGTCGCTTACGGATACGCAAGACGTCATGCATCCAGCCAGCGCTACAGTTTCGGCACCGGCAAGGTTGGTGACCTGGGCGGGTTCGCTTCGGCACTGATTCTCGGCCTGGTCGCCCTGGGCATCGCAGTTGAGTCTGTCATGCGCCTCTTGCAGCCAACAGATGTTCAGTTCGGTACTGCTACGCTCATCGCAGTTGTCGGCCTGGTCGTCAACCTCGTCAGTGCGCTGTTGCTGGGTCACGGGCACAGTCATGGGCACGATCATGATGATCACGGCCATGCCCATCACGGCCATGACAACAACCTGAAGTCGGCCTACGTCCATGTCATCGCTGACGCACTCACTTCGGTGCTGGCCATAATTGCACTGCTCGCCGGGCGATATCTCGGCTGGGTGTGGCTGGACCCGGCCATGGGCATCGTAGGCGCCATTGTCATCGCACGTTGGGCCTGGAGCTTGATGGGGATTACAGCTGGGGTACTGCTGGACCAGACAGATATGCACGTTGCCGAGGAAATTCGCGAACTGGTTGAGAAGCCGGGAGATGCCTCCATTACGGACCTGCACGTCTGGCGGGTAGGGCCACAAGCCCATGCTGCCATCGTCAGCGTCCTTGGCGACGCCACTGCGAACGCCGACAGCATTCGTGAGCGGCTCAAACCTGTTCACGAAGTCAGTCACCTCACAGTAGAGTTTCGACTATCAGATGGCAGCCGGTAA
- a CDS encoding metal/formaldehyde-sensitive transcriptional repressor: MGHIAANKDDLLKRVKRIAGQIQAVERALESDHDCAKTLHLVAATRGAINGLMEEIIEDHAREHVANPALSEEERSKGVEELLEAIRRYSK; this comes from the coding sequence ATGGGTCATATCGCAGCAAACAAAGACGATCTTCTCAAGCGCGTAAAACGCATCGCCGGGCAAATCCAAGCCGTTGAACGGGCATTGGAATCAGACCACGATTGCGCCAAAACACTTCACCTTGTTGCCGCTACTCGCGGAGCCATCAATGGCTTGATGGAGGAAATCATCGAGGACCATGCACGGGAGCATGTCGCTAACCCAGCACTCAGCGAAGAAGAGCGTAGCAAGGGTGTCGAAGAGCTACTGGAAGCCATCCGACGCTACTCCAAGTGA
- a CDS encoding TonB-dependent siderophore receptor, translated as MSNTRQSHPALALAVHLALGAMYMAGGNAVAASVAQEQTRSYDIAPGSLTETLGQFASAAGVTLSFDGASTEGRRSAGLRGSYSVAGGFATLLAGSNLQAVRQANGIYLLVDGGDGAVVLGATSITGQALGSTTEGTGSYTSSAMQSATKLPLSIRETPQSVTVITRQRMDDQAMRSLDDVVQATPGLRMSAARPANSEYFSRGFPVTNLMFDGLPTTYNADWVAAADMAPYDRVEIVRGATGMMQGAGNPSAAINMVRKRPTQQFQGSVTGSAGSWDNYRGELDLSGPLSDSASVRGRFVGAYHDKDSYQDYAGRERGLFYGITEFDLTDSTTLSLGASNQNDNNNINWGGLPVNRDGSHVGYSRSTNVGYDWSYQDIDNTTAFAELDHSFGNDWRLHLAASKSWSDFAMQGAVFERTGTPAAEVLRQRVFNQRRDYDQSTYDVYASGPFKLLERQHELVVGASKREVKTSAHGGTVFLPVDDLFSVNPSGVSKPSVADIYTLSEHVEQEGVYATTRINLADPLKLIVGARLDWYDNQSVYSEINDGYYTNADYKVTRNVTRYAGVIYDLDDHHSVYASYTDIFMPQSALARDASIIRPIEGKNYEIGIKGEYFDGALNASVAVFQIDQENRAAETTDQAGCTNFTCYEASGKVRTQGIDLELMGALTPNWQVGAGYTYSQTQYRKDADKTKEGTKFDTDLPEHLFKLSTTYTLPGELHKWRVGGNVYAQSSIFNKGSNAFGNYHIDQGAYAVYGLMVGYKVSEKLDTRLNVNNVFDKKYYQGIASNNTWSPYDVYGDLRNFTVTARYSF; from the coding sequence ATGAGCAACACGCGACAGTCGCATCCAGCATTGGCATTGGCCGTACACCTGGCTTTGGGCGCAATGTACATGGCAGGGGGCAATGCCGTTGCCGCATCGGTGGCCCAGGAGCAAACCCGCAGCTACGATATTGCACCGGGTTCGCTGACCGAAACCTTGGGTCAATTCGCCAGCGCCGCGGGCGTTACACTGTCGTTCGACGGTGCCAGTACCGAGGGCCGCCGCTCCGCTGGGCTCAGGGGCAGCTACAGCGTCGCGGGCGGTTTTGCCACGCTGCTTGCTGGTAGCAACCTGCAGGCAGTGCGCCAGGCCAACGGCATCTATTTGCTGGTTGACGGTGGCGATGGCGCGGTGGTGCTGGGGGCCACCAGCATCACCGGGCAGGCTCTTGGCAGTACCACCGAAGGCACTGGTTCATACACCTCCAGCGCCATGCAGAGCGCCACCAAGCTGCCTTTGTCCATACGCGAAACGCCGCAGTCGGTAACGGTCATCACCCGGCAACGGATGGACGACCAGGCCATGCGCAGCCTCGATGACGTGGTGCAGGCCACCCCCGGCCTGCGGATGTCGGCAGCACGCCCAGCCAACAGCGAGTATTTCTCGCGTGGCTTTCCCGTCACCAACCTGATGTTCGACGGCTTGCCGACAACCTACAACGCCGACTGGGTCGCCGCAGCCGATATGGCCCCGTATGACCGGGTCGAAATCGTGCGCGGTGCCACGGGCATGATGCAGGGTGCAGGCAACCCGTCGGCGGCGATCAACATGGTGCGCAAACGGCCCACCCAGCAGTTCCAGGGCAGCGTCACAGGTTCCGCCGGCAGTTGGGACAACTACCGCGGCGAGCTGGACCTCAGTGGCCCGCTCAGTGACAGCGCCAGCGTGCGCGGGCGTTTCGTGGGCGCCTACCACGACAAGGACAGCTACCAGGACTACGCGGGTCGCGAGCGTGGCCTGTTCTATGGCATCACCGAGTTCGACCTGACCGACAGCACCACCCTGAGCCTGGGTGCCTCCAACCAGAACGACAATAACAACATCAACTGGGGTGGCCTGCCGGTCAACCGTGATGGCAGCCACGTCGGTTACTCCCGCTCCACTAACGTTGGTTACGACTGGAGCTATCAGGACATCGACAACACCACGGCTTTCGCCGAGCTCGACCACAGCTTTGGCAACGACTGGCGCCTGCACCTGGCCGCTTCCAAGAGCTGGTCGGACTTTGCCATGCAAGGGGCGGTGTTCGAGCGCACCGGCACGCCGGCTGCAGAAGTTCTCCGCCAGCGGGTGTTCAACCAGCGGCGTGACTATGACCAGTCCACCTACGATGTGTACGCCAGTGGCCCGTTCAAGTTGCTCGAGCGCCAGCATGAGCTGGTGGTCGGTGCCAGCAAGCGTGAAGTCAAGACCAGCGCCCACGGCGGTACCGTGTTCCTGCCGGTCGACGATCTGTTCAGCGTCAACCCAAGTGGTGTGAGCAAGCCTTCTGTGGCCGACATCTACACCCTCAGCGAGCACGTCGAGCAGGAAGGGGTTTATGCCACCACCCGGATCAACCTGGCCGACCCGCTCAAGCTGATCGTTGGCGCGCGTTTGGACTGGTATGACAACCAGTCGGTGTACAGCGAGATCAATGATGGCTACTACACCAATGCCGACTACAAGGTAACCCGTAACGTTACCCGTTACGCCGGCGTGATCTACGACCTCGATGACCATCACTCGGTCTACGCAAGCTACACCGATATCTTCATGCCCCAGTCGGCACTGGCCCGAGATGCCTCGATCATCCGCCCGATCGAAGGCAAGAACTACGAAATAGGTATCAAGGGTGAGTACTTCGACGGCGCGCTCAATGCCAGCGTGGCTGTCTTCCAGATCGATCAGGAAAATCGCGCGGCGGAAACTACCGACCAGGCCGGTTGCACCAACTTTACCTGCTACGAAGCCTCCGGCAAGGTGCGTACCCAGGGTATCGACCTGGAGTTGATGGGGGCATTGACCCCGAACTGGCAGGTGGGCGCTGGCTACACCTACTCGCAGACCCAATACCGCAAGGACGCCGACAAAACCAAAGAGGGCACGAAGTTCGACACCGACCTGCCCGAACACCTGTTCAAGCTCAGCACCACCTACACCTTGCCGGGCGAGTTGCACAAATGGCGTGTCGGCGGCAACGTCTATGCCCAGAGCAGCATCTTCAACAAAGGTTCCAATGCGTTCGGCAATTATCACATCGACCAAGGTGCTTACGCGGTATACGGGTTGATGGTGGGCTACAAGGTTAGCGAGAAGCTCGACACGCGGTTGAACGTGAACAACGTGTTTGACAAGAAGTACTACCAGGGAATCGCCAGCAACAACACCTGGAGCCCGTACGACGTCTATGGTGATCTGCGTAACTTCACTGTCACTGCCCGGTACAGCTTCTGA
- a CDS encoding FecR domain-containing protein, whose protein sequence is MSTQSASTEEQARWQGWYDSDPLHREAWQRMLAVSDRFAGLPGRLAASTLLGAGQARRQVLYGLAVLLGGGVLGGVGWRSETRQVWAADYRTGVGDQRTVQLADGSRMLMDTDTAVDAFFDGQQRRLLLRRGQVLITTARDHAARPFMVDTRDGRVFALGTQFQVSVDDHRSEVAVLEKAVEVSVGRFYEMRLVAGQRATFNAQGIGPLRANDASVAAWAQGSVVAIDTPLVELLADLSRYRPGLLSCDPGVARLKISGAFPIADTDLALTALESAFPLKVHRRTRYWVTVLPGS, encoded by the coding sequence TTGTCCACCCAGTCGGCCAGCACAGAGGAGCAAGCGCGCTGGCAGGGCTGGTACGACAGCGACCCGCTGCACCGTGAGGCGTGGCAGAGGATGCTGGCGGTCAGCGACCGCTTTGCCGGCTTGCCTGGGCGCCTCGCCGCTTCGACCTTGCTCGGCGCAGGGCAGGCCCGCCGCCAGGTATTGTATGGGCTGGCCGTGCTGTTGGGTGGTGGTGTGCTCGGTGGTGTCGGCTGGCGCAGCGAAACCCGGCAGGTCTGGGCCGCCGACTATCGTACGGGTGTCGGTGATCAGCGCACGGTGCAACTCGCCGATGGCAGTCGGATGCTGATGGACACCGACACGGCGGTGGACGCGTTTTTCGATGGCCAGCAACGGCGTTTGCTGTTGCGGCGCGGCCAGGTGCTGATCACCACTGCACGCGATCACGCTGCCCGGCCGTTCATGGTCGACACCCGCGATGGCCGTGTGTTCGCCCTAGGCACGCAGTTTCAGGTCAGTGTCGACGACCACCGCAGCGAAGTGGCCGTGCTGGAGAAAGCTGTCGAGGTTTCTGTCGGCAGGTTTTACGAAATGCGCCTGGTAGCCGGCCAGCGCGCAACGTTCAACGCCCAAGGCATTGGCCCGCTGCGTGCCAATGACGCCAGCGTCGCTGCCTGGGCGCAAGGCAGCGTCGTGGCCATCGACACCCCGCTGGTTGAGCTGTTGGCGGATTTGTCGCGCTACCGGCCCGGCTTGTTGAGCTGCGACCCTGGCGTAGCGCGCTTGAAGATCTCCGGCGCGTTCCCGATCGCCGACACCGACCTGGCGCTGACCGCGCTGGAAAGTGCATTCCCGCTCAAGGTGCATCGGCGCACGCGTTACTGGGTGACCGTGTTGCCAGGCAGCTGA
- a CDS encoding AAA family ATPase, translated as MQRVMIIGQPGSGKSTLARKLGERTGLPVVHIDTIHWQPGWVERSRDEKTRLCHEVEARERWIFEGGHSATWSNRLARADMVIWIDRSAPLRFWRVLLRTMLNRGRSRPDLPDDCPELLATLPEFFRFMWRTKTSSRKAMKRFVATVPSGCRVVCLRSNRETEIFLASMGTQPDGVVQGH; from the coding sequence ATGCAACGGGTGATGATCATTGGTCAGCCGGGTTCTGGGAAAAGTACCCTGGCGCGCAAGCTGGGCGAGCGCACGGGCTTGCCGGTCGTGCATATCGACACGATTCATTGGCAGCCAGGCTGGGTGGAGCGGAGCCGGGACGAGAAGACGCGTCTATGCCACGAGGTCGAGGCTCGTGAGCGCTGGATCTTCGAAGGCGGCCATTCGGCCACATGGAGCAACCGCCTGGCCCGCGCTGACATGGTGATATGGATCGATCGCTCGGCGCCGCTTCGATTCTGGCGCGTGCTCCTCAGAACGATGCTGAACCGCGGTCGGTCCCGGCCAGACTTGCCGGATGACTGCCCGGAACTGCTGGCCACCCTGCCGGAGTTTTTCAGGTTCATGTGGCGGACGAAAACCTCGTCTCGCAAGGCAATGAAGCGATTCGTGGCGACGGTGCCGTCGGGGTGTCGCGTGGTCTGCCTGCGGTCCAATCGGGAGACCGAGATTTTTCTCGCAAGCATGGGCACGCAGCCTGATGGGGTTGTGCAAGGTCATTAG
- a CDS encoding GrpB family protein translates to MALTSKITTHNPAWPQRYEADKLLLALAFGDELVAMHHVGSTAVPQLAAKPEIDVLIEVSEHRNEAARDEVLLTLGYVRGSDLSQGHHFYRRNVGEVRTHKIHICRCGHQSVIQMLTFRDLLRNDSLLRQRYQDLKIELEATNTGGMAEYLEKKGPFIIAALLEGDNRRR, encoded by the coding sequence ATGGCGCTGACCAGCAAGATCACGACCCACAACCCCGCATGGCCGCAACGGTACGAAGCGGACAAACTGCTGCTCGCCTTGGCATTCGGCGATGAGCTTGTCGCCATGCACCATGTAGGCAGCACAGCTGTCCCGCAACTTGCAGCCAAGCCTGAAATCGATGTGCTGATCGAGGTTTCGGAGCATCGCAATGAGGCAGCGCGGGACGAGGTTCTGCTGACGCTGGGGTATGTACGCGGCAGTGACCTGTCGCAAGGGCACCATTTCTACCGCCGCAATGTTGGCGAGGTGCGAACCCACAAGATCCACATTTGCAGGTGTGGCCATCAATCAGTCATCCAGATGCTGACGTTCAGAGATCTGCTCAGGAACGACAGCTTACTTCGGCAGCGATATCAAGACCTAAAGATTGAGCTGGAAGCCACCAATACCGGCGGTATGGCTGAGTATCTGGAAAAGAAGGGGCCGTTCATTATCGCGGCGTTGCTTGAGGGGGATAACAGGCGACGGTGA
- a CDS encoding redoxin domain-containing protein: protein MNTLEFDDAQKTNGDLVQGPLPAGTVAPDFTLHATPDQQLSLRELKGNPVILAFYPADWTSVCGDQLTLYNQLLPTFREYGAALLGISVDSAWCHQAFAKDRNFHFSLLADFEPKGAVARQYGAYQSQLGVCKRALFVIDKDGVVAWSYVSPMAINPGADGILDALDALANSPQSTPTKN, encoded by the coding sequence ATGAATACTTTAGAGTTCGATGATGCACAAAAAACCAATGGCGACCTGGTTCAGGGGCCGCTGCCGGCCGGCACTGTCGCGCCCGACTTCACTCTTCACGCAACCCCTGATCAACAGTTGTCGCTGCGTGAGCTAAAGGGAAATCCCGTGATATTGGCGTTTTATCCCGCTGACTGGACTTCGGTGTGCGGTGACCAACTGACTTTGTACAACCAGTTGCTACCCACATTCAGAGAATACGGTGCGGCGCTACTGGGTATCTCGGTTGACAGCGCCTGGTGTCATCAGGCCTTTGCCAAAGATCGGAATTTTCACTTCAGCCTGCTGGCCGATTTCGAGCCCAAAGGGGCTGTGGCACGACAGTATGGAGCGTACCAGTCCCAGCTCGGGGTTTGTAAGCGTGCGCTGTTCGTGATTGACAAGGACGGGGTGGTTGCCTGGAGCTACGTCTCCCCGATGGCAATCAACCCTGGTGCGGACGGTATTCTGGATGCGCTGGATGCTTTGGCGAATTCGCCACAAAGCACGCCAACCAAAAATTAA
- a CDS encoding DsbA family protein, which produces MATLKVPVSANDHRQGSAHAKVTLVEFGDYECPYCGEAYWMVKNLQQHFRDDLLFVFRNFPLTTAHPHALGAAVTAEYAGSRGFFWEAHDELYENQDRLGLPLYRAIVLKHGLSREEFDLAMQEDTYIPKIQADFNGGVRSGVNGTPAFYIDGLRYDGVPEFIGMSQMIELLLVRGRNR; this is translated from the coding sequence ATGGCCACTCTCAAAGTCCCGGTAAGTGCCAACGACCATCGCCAGGGAAGTGCGCATGCCAAGGTCACCTTGGTCGAATTTGGCGACTATGAATGTCCCTATTGCGGTGAAGCTTATTGGATGGTCAAGAATCTGCAACAGCATTTTCGCGATGACTTGCTGTTTGTGTTCCGTAACTTCCCTCTGACCACCGCTCACCCCCATGCATTGGGTGCAGCGGTCACCGCTGAGTATGCCGGGAGTCGAGGATTCTTCTGGGAGGCCCACGACGAATTGTACGAAAATCAGGATCGATTGGGCCTGCCGCTGTATCGCGCCATCGTTCTCAAACACGGCCTTTCCAGGGAGGAATTCGATCTTGCAATGCAAGAGGATACTTACATTCCCAAAATACAAGCCGATTTCAATGGCGGTGTACGCAGCGGCGTGAATGGCACCCCAGCGTTTTACATTGACGGGCTTCGCTATGACGGAGTTCCAGAGTTCATCGGGATGAGTCAGATGATTGAGCTTTTGTTAGTGCGTGGACGAAATCGCTAG
- a CDS encoding low temperature requirement protein A: MKSLKYYEENRHATWLELFFDLTFVVTIGQVTHTLGHVHDGHFEHKQLWTFLLLFVPLWWIWSSHTIYSNRFDTDSNLHRLATLFIMLLLIVLSARIGEDLEVNYPLIIACYFGIRAIISVMYISSISKLDSRGELSSRLGFALLVSAVISLSSVIFDPPLRYLVAYIGIILDILFPVFFWTKLKPLPAHTEHLVERIGLLTLILLGESIISLSGGLSNIQWGYYNVMAAITGFIMICSIWWIYFDSFYLLNKHQSSMSGHALIYSHLFLFMGLALLANLIRHAILNDIAIRDFQIMSITGMALFFLGKQYGYFIAVSRIRKYILQNTLIVFSLGGLVVFLPRVEYILVGLTATMISYVFLNFRYR, translated from the coding sequence ATGAAATCTTTGAAGTATTATGAAGAAAATCGACACGCCACATGGTTGGAGTTGTTTTTTGACCTGACTTTCGTTGTTACGATAGGCCAAGTTACGCACACTCTCGGACATGTTCATGATGGGCACTTTGAACATAAGCAATTATGGACATTCTTACTGCTTTTTGTGCCGCTGTGGTGGATCTGGTCCAGTCACACGATTTACTCCAACAGGTTCGATACAGACAGCAATCTTCACCGTTTGGCAACATTATTCATAATGCTCCTGCTCATTGTGCTATCGGCACGGATCGGGGAAGACTTGGAAGTGAACTACCCGCTCATTATTGCCTGCTATTTTGGTATACGTGCAATCATCAGTGTTATGTATATTTCATCCATTAGTAAACTCGATTCTCGCGGCGAACTTTCCTCAAGGCTTGGCTTCGCCCTATTAGTTAGCGCAGTTATTAGCCTTTCATCCGTTATTTTTGACCCGCCCTTGCGTTACCTTGTTGCTTATATTGGGATTATTCTTGATATTCTGTTTCCTGTATTTTTCTGGACTAAACTAAAACCGTTGCCAGCACACACAGAGCACTTGGTTGAGCGCATAGGCCTACTCACCCTAATCTTATTGGGGGAGTCAATTATTAGCCTTTCCGGAGGCTTATCTAACATTCAATGGGGTTATTATAATGTGATGGCAGCCATCACCGGATTCATCATGATTTGCAGTATCTGGTGGATCTATTTTGATAGTTTTTACTTGCTGAACAAACATCAAAGCAGTATGAGTGGACACGCCTTAATCTACTCGCACCTTTTTCTTTTTATGGGGCTGGCACTTCTGGCAAATTTGATTAGGCATGCGATCCTGAACGACATTGCGATACGCGATTTCCAGATTATGTCGATCACCGGCATGGCCTTGTTTTTCCTAGGTAAGCAATATGGCTATTTCATAGCCGTGAGTAGAATAAGGAAATACATCCTACAAAACACGTTGATAGTGTTTTCTTTGGGCGGGTTAGTCGTGTTTTTACCCCGCGTCGAGTACATATTGGTCGGCCTGACAGCAACCATGATCTCTTATGTTTTTCTAAATTTCAGATATCGTTGA
- a CDS encoding putative quinol monooxygenase translates to MVKVALFVRLEAKPGKEKDVESFLLGGLPLVEEEPATTAWFGIRLGPSTFGIFDAFPDEAGRQAHLSGKVAAALMANAAELFAEPPSIEKVDVLAAKLPG, encoded by the coding sequence ATGGTCAAAGTAGCGTTGTTCGTTCGCCTAGAAGCAAAACCCGGGAAAGAAAAGGATGTAGAGAGCTTTCTTTTGGGTGGCCTTCCGTTAGTGGAGGAGGAGCCAGCCACTACAGCCTGGTTTGGAATCCGCTTGGGGCCGTCCACCTTTGGCATCTTTGACGCATTCCCGGATGAAGCGGGCCGGCAGGCTCATCTTTCGGGCAAGGTCGCGGCGGCGCTTATGGCAAACGCTGCCGAGCTATTTGCCGAACCGCCATCAATCGAGAAGGTTGACGTCCTTGCGGCCAAGCTACCCGGCTAA
- a CDS encoding LLM class oxidoreductase, which translates to MYRPSTIPYQKHRGFSRTFTQGHLSLGLFFPMEAFDGDTPSMLSQVTLAKQAEALGFCALWFRDVPLRDPGFGDVGQVFDPWVYLGYMAAHTSEIALGTASIAIPLHHPLHTAKASASVDQLSTGRLILGVASGDRPVEFSAFGVDPERRGEIFREHYEVIRRAHSTSFEPIHWSTGEMQGADLIPKPTTQFIPMLVTGNSRQSLDWIARESNGWINYPRIPNMQRLVVEDWRLEVTKQCGSVYKPFTQSLYIDLDENPSTPPTRIHLGFRLGRYHLRFLLESLEEIGVDHVILNLKYGKRPAVEVIEELGTHIVAQFGVQPRQAAH; encoded by the coding sequence ATGTATCGGCCGAGCACGATTCCTTACCAGAAGCATCGAGGGTTCAGCCGAACCTTCACTCAGGGGCATTTGAGCCTTGGATTATTCTTTCCCATGGAGGCGTTCGACGGGGACACTCCGAGCATGCTCAGCCAGGTCACACTGGCTAAACAAGCCGAGGCGCTGGGCTTCTGCGCGCTCTGGTTTCGCGACGTGCCGCTTCGCGACCCTGGCTTCGGCGATGTCGGCCAAGTCTTCGACCCCTGGGTTTACCTGGGTTATATGGCCGCCCATACCTCGGAGATTGCACTTGGCACCGCCTCCATCGCCATCCCGCTGCACCATCCCCTGCACACGGCCAAGGCGTCAGCCAGCGTAGATCAGTTGAGCACTGGTCGCTTGATTCTGGGGGTTGCTTCGGGAGATCGGCCAGTGGAGTTTTCGGCGTTTGGCGTCGATCCAGAAAGGCGTGGAGAGATCTTTCGAGAACACTACGAAGTGATTCGCCGCGCCCACAGCACCAGTTTTGAGCCCATCCACTGGAGCACTGGTGAAATGCAAGGTGCAGACCTGATTCCGAAACCGACCACCCAATTCATTCCAATGCTCGTGACCGGCAACAGTCGCCAGTCACTGGATTGGATCGCGCGTGAGAGCAACGGATGGATCAACTATCCACGCATTCCGAACATGCAGCGGCTGGTCGTGGAAGATTGGCGACTGGAGGTCACGAAACAATGTGGTTCTGTGTATAAGCCCTTTACTCAGTCGCTGTACATCGATCTCGATGAGAATCCGTCAACGCCACCCACACGTATCCATTTGGGGTTCAGACTTGGACGTTACCATCTACGTTTTTTGCTGGAGTCGCTTGAGGAAATCGGCGTGGACCACGTCATTCTCAATCTCAAATACGGCAAGCGCCCTGCGGTGGAAGTTATTGAGGAATTGGGTACGCACATCGTTGCGCAGTTCGGAGTGCAGCCGCGTCAGGCAGCTCATTGA
- a CDS encoding GAF domain-containing sensor histidine kinase, which translates to MPYPSDLSYDISTIAKVEAVPLILNMVKHVTGMRFAAIARVTETRWVACAVDDSIDFGLMPGGELVLETTICHEIRQHHKPVIFKHASEHPVYSAHHTPRTYGLESYVSIPIIRTNGDFFGTLCAIDEVPARFDEDAVCKTLTLFAQLIAVQLDVLADLEAKTIELANAAETGIVREQFIAVLGHDLRSPLSAIRMSADLLEAKLPAGREQQLAIAIRQSSQRMNHLIEDVLDFSRAKLGGGIPVKRTLVDNLGDVFTAVINEIMMSHPNVTIRQEVVISPGVFCDAGRMGQLLSNLLGNAVAHGARDCPIDVSASMQENHIVLSVMNHGPEIPDVLLPLLFQPFKRAAGGRGEGLGLGLYIASQIVAGHNGTLSVTSTPEDGTRFIARFPGTLEWTEEG; encoded by the coding sequence ATGCCTTATCCGTCTGACCTTTCATATGACATCAGTACGATTGCCAAGGTCGAGGCCGTCCCGCTCATTCTCAATATGGTGAAGCATGTCACCGGCATGCGCTTTGCGGCAATTGCGCGTGTCACCGAGACGAGATGGGTGGCTTGCGCCGTCGATGATTCTATTGATTTTGGGCTCATGCCGGGCGGCGAGTTGGTGCTGGAAACGACGATTTGCCACGAAATTCGTCAGCACCACAAACCCGTTATATTCAAGCATGCCAGTGAGCACCCGGTGTATTCAGCCCACCACACCCCTAGGACATACGGCTTAGAAAGCTATGTCTCCATACCTATCATCAGGACAAACGGGGATTTTTTCGGAACGCTCTGTGCTATTGATGAGGTTCCAGCACGTTTTGATGAAGATGCGGTGTGCAAAACACTAACGCTTTTCGCCCAGTTGATAGCTGTTCAACTCGACGTTTTGGCGGACCTTGAGGCCAAAACGATTGAACTGGCCAATGCAGCCGAGACCGGCATTGTCCGTGAGCAGTTCATTGCCGTACTGGGGCATGACCTCCGTTCGCCACTGAGCGCTATCAGAATGAGCGCTGATCTACTGGAGGCCAAGCTTCCCGCCGGTCGCGAGCAGCAGCTTGCCATTGCAATACGACAAAGCTCGCAGCGGATGAATCACTTGATTGAGGATGTCCTGGATTTTTCTCGAGCAAAGTTGGGGGGAGGCATTCCGGTCAAACGGACTTTAGTGGATAACCTGGGTGACGTTTTTACTGCCGTCATCAATGAAATCATGATGAGTCATCCCAACGTCACAATCCGTCAAGAGGTGGTCATTTCACCTGGGGTGTTCTGTGATGCTGGGAGAATGGGGCAATTGCTTTCAAACCTGTTGGGCAATGCCGTTGCTCATGGGGCGCGTGATTGTCCGATAGACGTGAGCGCAAGCATGCAAGAAAATCATATAGTGCTGTCAGTGATGAACCATGGCCCAGAAATCCCCGACGTTTTGTTACCGCTACTGTTTCAGCCGTTCAAAAGAGCGGCAGGGGGGCGCGGGGAGGGGCTGGGGCTCGGTTTGTATATCGCATCTCAGATCGTAGCGGGTCACAACGGGACGCTATCGGTAACCTCTACGCCTGAGGACGGCACGCGCTTCATAGCGAGGTTCCCTGGCACTTTGGAGTGGACGGAAGAGGGCTAG